Genomic segment of Takifugu flavidus isolate HTHZ2018 unplaced genomic scaffold, ASM371156v2 ctg1014, whole genome shotgun sequence:
AACACATCAGTTCTAATCAAACATGAAATGGAGCTGGTGGCCTACCTCTGGAGACTCCTCCAGCtgaccaaacacatcagcaaagtcagtggggcttttcctcagagtctgctcagcaggaagtgtgttgtcattgtaagatgtcacaaacttaaagtcactggttctagaccctgttgtcaggtaggcgtcataattgtaagcgctgcgtaaagttcctgtgccgtcaacatcggcgtaattaggagggagataagcgccggggatggttactgctccgtcaaacaacattctgggctttctcctgcgacagaacctcacacccaggatgatgatgatgaaggtcaggaaaggtggacacagacaccagcgcgatgatcagataagaggtcagtttggaattcttctcatcataagaaatgtccttcagctctggcacctcagccaagttatcagaaatgagtaaatacatggagcaggtggcagagagagagggctgtccgttatctttcactgccacaatcaggttctgtttcatgctgtcagactcagaaatgtcccgctgcgtcctgatctctccactgtggacaccgatagagaagagtcccggatcgctggatttgactatatggtaggacagccaggcgttctgtccagagtcggcgtccacagcgatcactttggacaccagagagcctccgtgtgcagctttggggaccagctcggtcatgaaggagttgccctccggggctggatacagtatttgaggagagttgtcattaacgtctgatatgaacacactgacggtcacgttactgctgagaggaggagaaccgttgtctctggccatcacgtgcactttaaagctcctcagctgttcataatcaaaggacctgacagcgtggatcagccccgtgtctccattaacagacacataagaggacaccggagcaccgttcacctcagcggctaacagagaataaatcacggtaccgttttgtctccagtcggggtctccagcactaacggaacacaaagtggacccggctctgttattttcactcacatatgcgctgtaggactcttcctcaaacacaggggggttgtcgttgatgtctgctacagacaagtgaagcgttttagaggaggacagaggtggagagccctcgtcagtggcactgattgtaatgttgtaatcagacactagttcacggtccagttgtcctgtggtcaccagagaataatagtttttaatagaagGAACCAGCTTAAAAGGGACGTTTTGCTGAATGGAGCAACGAACCTGTCTGTTAttttctgagtctctgtcctggacgttgatgatgcccacctctgaaccaggggacacgtcctcGGGTACTGGATCTTTAAGTGATTTAACATAAATGACTGGGGCATTGTCATTTACATCGGTAATGTCAATAATACCTGTCTCTGAAGAGAGTCCATAACCATCTTTTGCTTCCACAAAAACTTCATATTTTTGTCCGTCTTCATAATCTATGTTTCCCGTGACAGTAATTTCTCCAGTATGTTGGTTCAGGGAAAACATGTTTCGTGATTTCTCAGATATTCTGCTAAATTCATAGGTCACCTCTCCATTGATGCCTTCATCTGCATCTGTGGCGCTCACTGTAATAACAGGAGTGTTCATGGATGAGTTTTCTGGCAGCGTGGCTGAGTACAGAGcctgactgaacactggggcgttatcattagcatccagcacagTGACGTGTATGACTACAGTACCTGATCTCTGAGGAGAGCCTCCATCTAAAGCTGTCAGCTTTAATTTCATGTCTTTCTGCTCTTCTCGGTCTAACTCCTTCTCCAAAAGCAGTTCGCCATATTGCTGCCGGTGTTTGTGGACTGGATGCTGAAAACAAAGTGAGGATTTTGTTCCAGGAAATAGCTTTGAACGGAGTTTATGCCAATGTCCGCATCGTGCGCTGCATTTATGCGATACTTCGCTCCTTTAACAGCAGACTCGGTGATTTCCAGTTTTACAGTATCTTTCGGGAAATTAGGTGCATTGTCGTTCACGTCctgcacctgcagagacaatCGATGGAGCTCCAAAGGATTCTCTAAGAGCAGATCAAATCTGAGAACACACGAAGTCTTGTCCCCacagtgctcctctctgtctATTCTTTCGGCAACAATTAATTCTCCGCTGCGTTGATTAATCTCACAAAAGCGCTTTTTGCTGCCCTCCACGTCAACGCGCGCTTTGCGAGCAGACAGTTGCCCTACCCCCAGTCCGAGATCCTTGGCGATATTTCCAATGACAGATCCGCGCTTGAGCTCTTCCTGCACCGAATAGCTCAGGTCTCCGTGGCCACATTGCAGCACCGCAAAGAAAAAGATAAAGGCGCAGCTCCGAATGACGAATCCCTTCTCCATCTTTCGAACAGAGAATTTCCACACAAAAATATTGTTAAAACTCCGACGGAGCTGTTATTGACCCGATAAAGAACCGCCGTCTGAGCTTTTGTTCCGATGTTCGACGTTGAAGGTAATAAAAGAATGGTGGATGTCAGCGATGGGTGGTGTGCAGAACAGACTCAAGGCTTCACCCCTTATTTGGCCGATAGTGACCTCCTGAGTCAAAATGTATTATTGCAATATGGAGTCGAAGCCTTTCGTgacattattgttttgttttttataagaGACAATAATGTATTTTACAATTGCATGTTAATATAATGTAACATAGGCTACAGAGAATGGATATGC
This window contains:
- the LOC130519625 gene encoding LOW QUALITY PROTEIN: protocadherin gamma-A10-like (The sequence of the model RefSeq protein was modified relative to this genomic sequence to represent the inferred CDS: inserted 3 bases in 2 codons), which encodes MEKGFVIRSCAFIFFFAVLQCGHGDLSYSVQEELKRGSVIGNIAKDLGLGVGQLSARKARVDVEGSKKRFCEINQRSGELIVAERIDREEHCGDKTSCVLRFDLLLENPLELHRLSLQVQDVNDNAPNFPKDTVKLEITESAVKGAKYRINAAHDADIGINSVQSYFLEQNPHFVFSIQSTNTGXQYGELLLEKELDREEQKDMKLKLTALDGGSPQRSGTVVIHVTVLDANDNAPVFSQALYSATLPENSSMNTPVITVSATDADEGINGEVTYEFSRISEKSRNMFSLNQHTGEITVTGNIDYEDGQKYEVFVEAKDGYGLSSETGIIDITDVNDNAPVIYVKSLKDPVPEDVSPGSEVGIINVQDRDSENNRQVRCSIQQNVPFKLVPSIKNYYSLVTTGQLDRELVSDYNITISATDEGSPPLSSSKTLHLSVADINDNPPVFEEESYSAYVSENNRAGSTLCSVSAGDPDWRQNGTVIYSLLAAEVNGAPVSSYVSVNGDTGLIHAVRSFDYEQLRSFKVHVMARDNGSPPLSSNVTVSVFISDVNDNSPQILYPAPEGNSFMTELVPKAAHGGSLVSKVIAVDADSGQNAWLSYHIVKSSDPGLFSIGVHSGEIRTQRDISESDSMKQNLIVAVKDNGQPSLSATCSMYLLISDNLAEVPELKDISYDEKNSKLTSYLIIALVSVSTXFLTFIIIILGVRFCRRRKPRMLFDGAVTIPGAYLPPNYADVDGTGTLRSAYNYDAYLTTGSRTSDFKFVTSYNDNTLPAEQTLRKSPTDFADVFGQLEESPEVGHQLHFMFD